Proteins co-encoded in one Pleurodeles waltl isolate 20211129_DDA chromosome 2_2, aPleWal1.hap1.20221129, whole genome shotgun sequence genomic window:
- the LOC138282993 gene encoding E3 ubiquitin-protein ligase TRIM17-like isoform X2: MAAAQLTGLRDEATCSICLEYFTDPVSTDCGHVFCRSCITQSWEGRDGNSPCPQCRAISPGRSLRPNRQLGNMVGMLKQLHLPPVKPPEENLCEKHEERLRLFCEEDQRMICVVCRESKDHKSHTVSPIEEAAEEYKV; this comes from the coding sequence ATGGCCGCAGCTCAGCTCACGGGTCTCAGAGATGAGGCCACTTGTTCCATCTGTTTGGAATATTTCACGGACCCGGTGTCCACGGACTGTGGACACGTCTTCTGCCGCTCCTGCATCACTCAGAGCTGGGAGGGGAGAGATGGAAACTCCCCCTGTCCGCAGTGCAGAGCAATATCTCCTGGGAGAAGCCTCCGACCCAACAGGCAACTGGGAAACATGGTGGGAATGTTAAAACAGCTTCACCTGCCCCCCGTGAAGCCCCCGGAGGAGAATCTGTGCGAGAAACACGAGGAGAGACTGAGGCTGTTCTGTGAAGAGGATCAGAGGATGATATGTGTGGTCTGCCGAGAGTCCAAGGACCATAAATCTCACACAGTGAGTCCCATCGAGGAGGCTGCAGAGGAGTACAAG